A window of the Terriglobales bacterium genome harbors these coding sequences:
- a CDS encoding Rieske 2Fe-2S domain-containing protein, whose amino-acid sequence MSSPSPFTATGEMLTGFWYRALRSGQVRARKLVPAMLLETPLVLGRTDAGAAFAMRDNCPHRGIPLSYGWFDGKDVQCSYHGWKFDACSAQCVEIPSLTKEDKLDPTKIRAGHFPCEERDGYLWVFLPDPGTSGAPNDPAPALPTFSEDYQRTHLWAELPSNVDHGIIGLMDPAHGPFVHAAWWWRGRQSIHEKQKHFEPIPLGFRMSAHQPSKNSAPYKLLQWYAGDAAVTTTIDFVLPNRRYETIRAGKYWFASLTTVTPITRDRCRIDVAAAWNIFRYVPLAMTVARFFGRKFVEQDRLTMVQQSEGLKHNPSLMLIDDADKPAKWYFQLKAAHLESKRTGAPFRHPLAGPVTLRWRS is encoded by the coding sequence GTGTCGTCCCCTTCCCCATTCACCGCGACCGGCGAGATGCTGACCGGCTTCTGGTACCGCGCGCTGCGCTCCGGCCAGGTCCGCGCCCGGAAGCTCGTGCCCGCCATGCTGCTCGAGACCCCGCTCGTCCTCGGCCGCACCGATGCGGGCGCCGCCTTCGCCATGCGCGACAACTGCCCGCACCGCGGCATCCCGCTCAGCTACGGCTGGTTCGACGGCAAGGACGTCCAGTGCAGTTACCACGGCTGGAAGTTCGACGCCTGCTCCGCCCAGTGCGTCGAGATCCCATCCTTGACGAAGGAAGACAAGCTCGACCCAACGAAGATCCGCGCCGGCCACTTCCCGTGCGAGGAGCGCGACGGCTACCTCTGGGTCTTCCTCCCCGATCCCGGCACCTCAGGAGCGCCGAACGACCCCGCGCCCGCGCTGCCGACGTTCAGCGAGGACTATCAGCGCACGCATCTCTGGGCCGAGCTGCCGTCGAACGTCGACCACGGCATCATCGGCCTGATGGACCCGGCGCACGGCCCGTTCGTCCACGCCGCCTGGTGGTGGCGCGGCCGCCAGAGCATCCACGAGAAGCAGAAGCACTTCGAGCCCATCCCGCTGGGCTTCCGCATGTCGGCGCACCAGCCCTCGAAGAACTCCGCGCCCTACAAGCTGCTGCAGTGGTACGCCGGCGACGCCGCCGTGACGACCACCATCGACTTCGTCCTGCCCAACCGGCGCTACGAGACCATTCGCGCGGGCAAGTACTGGTTCGCCTCGCTCACCACCGTCACGCCCATCACGCGCGACCGCTGCCGCATCGACGTCGCCGCCGCCTGGAACATCTTCCGCTACGTCCCGCTCGCCATGACCGTCGCGCGCTTCTTCGGCAGGAAGTTCGTCGAGCAGGACCGCCTCACCATGGTCCAGCAGTCCGAGGGCCTGAAGCACAACCCCTCGCTCATGCTGATCGACGACGCCGACAAGCCCGCCAAGTGGTACTTCCAGCTCAAGGCCGCGCACCTGGAATCCAAGCGCACCGGCGCGCCCTTCCGCCACCCGCTCGCGGGACCCGTCACCCTCCGCTGGCGCAGCTAG
- a CDS encoding transglycosylase SLT domain-containing protein, with the protein MRKHLLLGLMALVTLSATQLAAEIIAVQENGRTVYVDAPSPARNQPATAAPGYSSGKVYMYYSKSERRWKRVPPAQGATMRRARSAAADVAQYIQAREQESATAEPESKARAATSENIAAERGIQKPKGEIAPKLEVEVPSSVSKLITAEQLDAIIEEAAAKHGVDSNLVRAVIKVESNFNPRAVSRKGAMGLMQLMPSTARSLQVSNPFDAKQNVDGGVRHLKKLLEDFDGDVTKAAAAYNAGAGAVNRNGGVPPYAETRQYVRRVNQLYTGSEPMKPASAPIRVYRDKYGVLTFTND; encoded by the coding sequence ATGCGGAAACACCTTTTACTCGGCCTGATGGCCCTGGTGACGCTGAGCGCGACACAACTCGCGGCGGAGATCATCGCCGTCCAGGAGAACGGGCGCACGGTGTACGTGGACGCGCCGTCGCCGGCCAGGAACCAGCCTGCCACAGCAGCGCCCGGCTACAGCTCGGGCAAAGTCTACATGTACTACTCCAAGAGCGAGCGGCGCTGGAAGCGGGTGCCGCCGGCGCAGGGCGCGACCATGCGCCGGGCGCGCTCTGCCGCCGCCGACGTGGCGCAGTACATCCAGGCGCGGGAGCAGGAGTCGGCGACGGCCGAGCCGGAGAGCAAGGCCAGGGCGGCCACCAGCGAGAACATCGCGGCGGAGCGCGGGATCCAGAAGCCGAAGGGCGAGATCGCGCCGAAGCTGGAGGTGGAAGTGCCGAGCAGCGTGAGTAAGCTGATCACGGCGGAGCAGCTGGACGCGATCATCGAAGAAGCCGCGGCGAAGCACGGCGTGGACTCGAACCTGGTGCGGGCGGTGATCAAGGTGGAATCGAACTTCAACCCGCGGGCAGTGTCGCGCAAGGGAGCGATGGGCCTGATGCAGCTGATGCCCTCGACGGCGCGCAGCCTGCAGGTCAGCAACCCGTTCGACGCGAAGCAGAACGTGGACGGTGGGGTGCGACACCTGAAGAAGCTGCTGGAGGATTTCGACGGCGACGTCACCAAGGCAGCGGCGGCGTACAACGCGGGGGCGGGGGCGGTGAACCGGAACGGCGGCGTCCCGCCGTATGCGGAGACGCGGCAGTACGTGCGGCGGGTGAACCAGCTCTATACGGGCAGCGAGCCGATGAAGCCGGCGTCGGCGCCCATCCGGGTATATCGCGACAAGTACGGCGTGCTCACGTTCACGAACGACTAA
- a CDS encoding N-acetylmuramoyl-L-alanine amidase, with the protein MLAVPASAKRLTVQQKKQAALQHYEKAEQMREALNGRPAAQRSKAEYTKVINAYRRVYYVAPTSSKAHESVVAVAELLADMGRTFGDKKAFEDAIGQYEFLRKEYPGSRYRFDALFTEGQIYAEDLDDAASAKAKFEEFLKEHPYHRLAADAKKALDDLAAEASAKKKGIKTPKQKDKEQAQAALAERAKDTREGNPAKPERTGKYPLVTGIRHWSTPDYTRVAIDLEDEVKYEAGRIPDPDRIFFDLHGTKLASELVGKTFDVQDGFLRRIRIAQYQIGETRLVLDVDDVSDYSAFLLPNPYRLIVDIHGKKPTQVVAKQQPPAETKPAAKEPPKEEKRAPVKEGETAKQPPAAKPAEPEKKKAEEEREVAAVSGPAVELKATEKPTSGPTFEKVAPREREETKSAKGKEKQPKGEFQATKAKPTAGGERSLIRALGLKIGRIVIDAGHGGHDTGTIGPRGLQEKDLVLDVALRLGKLVEQRMGAEVVYTRDDDTFIPLETRTAIANKEEADLFLSIHANSSRDESARGIETYYLNFTSSADALEVAARENAVSESSIHELQDLVKKIALQEKIEESRELAGDVQHALHAGLSPKNKGLKDRGVKKAPFVVLIGANMPSILAEISFVSNPTDEKKLMTPDYRQKIAESLYRGMAKYVSGLAGVKVAAKLPAKEKEDGQ; encoded by the coding sequence TTGCTGGCAGTCCCCGCCAGCGCGAAGCGCCTGACCGTCCAGCAGAAGAAGCAAGCGGCGCTCCAGCACTACGAGAAAGCGGAGCAGATGCGCGAGGCGCTGAACGGGCGTCCGGCGGCGCAGCGCTCGAAGGCGGAATACACCAAGGTCATCAACGCCTACCGGCGGGTGTACTACGTGGCGCCGACATCGTCGAAGGCGCACGAGAGCGTGGTCGCGGTCGCCGAGTTGCTCGCCGACATGGGCCGCACGTTCGGCGACAAGAAGGCGTTCGAGGACGCCATCGGGCAGTACGAGTTCCTGCGCAAGGAGTATCCCGGATCGCGCTACCGGTTTGACGCGCTCTTCACCGAGGGGCAGATCTATGCCGAGGACCTGGACGACGCGGCCAGCGCCAAGGCGAAGTTCGAGGAGTTCCTGAAGGAGCATCCGTATCACCGGCTGGCGGCCGACGCGAAGAAGGCGCTCGACGACCTGGCGGCCGAGGCGAGTGCCAAGAAGAAGGGCATCAAGACGCCGAAGCAGAAAGACAAGGAGCAGGCGCAGGCGGCGCTGGCGGAGCGCGCGAAGGACACGCGCGAGGGCAATCCGGCCAAGCCGGAGCGGACCGGGAAGTATCCGCTGGTGACGGGCATCCGGCACTGGTCGACGCCGGACTACACGCGCGTGGCCATCGACCTGGAAGACGAGGTGAAGTACGAGGCGGGGCGGATCCCCGACCCGGACCGCATCTTCTTCGACCTGCACGGGACGAAGCTGGCGAGCGAGCTGGTCGGCAAGACGTTCGACGTGCAGGACGGGTTCCTGCGGCGCATCCGGATCGCGCAGTACCAGATCGGCGAGACGCGGCTGGTGCTGGATGTGGACGACGTGAGCGACTACTCGGCGTTCCTGCTGCCCAACCCGTACCGGCTGATCGTGGACATCCATGGGAAGAAGCCGACGCAGGTGGTGGCGAAGCAGCAGCCGCCGGCGGAGACGAAGCCGGCGGCGAAGGAGCCGCCGAAGGAAGAGAAGCGTGCGCCGGTGAAAGAAGGCGAGACGGCGAAGCAGCCGCCGGCGGCCAAACCGGCGGAGCCGGAGAAGAAGAAGGCGGAAGAGGAGCGCGAGGTCGCCGCGGTGTCGGGGCCGGCGGTGGAACTGAAGGCGACGGAGAAGCCGACCTCCGGGCCGACGTTCGAGAAGGTGGCGCCGCGCGAGCGGGAAGAGACGAAGTCCGCAAAGGGCAAGGAGAAGCAGCCGAAGGGGGAGTTCCAGGCGACCAAGGCGAAGCCGACGGCGGGCGGCGAGCGGTCGCTGATCCGGGCGCTGGGGCTGAAGATCGGGCGCATCGTGATCGACGCCGGGCACGGCGGGCACGACACCGGGACCATCGGGCCGCGGGGGCTGCAGGAGAAGGACCTGGTGCTCGACGTGGCGCTGCGGCTGGGCAAGCTGGTGGAGCAGCGCATGGGCGCGGAAGTGGTGTACACGCGCGACGACGACACGTTCATTCCGCTGGAGACGCGGACGGCGATCGCGAACAAGGAAGAAGCGGACCTGTTCCTGTCGATCCACGCGAACTCGAGCCGGGACGAGTCGGCGCGGGGCATCGAGACGTATTACCTGAACTTCACGTCGTCGGCGGACGCGCTGGAGGTGGCGGCGCGCGAGAACGCGGTGTCGGAGAGCTCGATCCACGAGCTGCAGGACCTGGTGAAGAAGATCGCGTTGCAGGAGAAGATCGAGGAGTCGCGGGAGTTGGCGGGCGACGTGCAGCACGCGCTGCACGCCGGGCTCTCGCCCAAGAACAAGGGGCTGAAGGACCGCGGGGTGAAGAAGGCGCCGTTCGTGGTGCTGATCGGGGCGAACATGCCGTCGATCCTGGCGGAGATCTCGTTCGTCTCGAACCCGACCGACGAGAAGAAGCTGATGACGCCCGACTACCGGCAGAAGATCGCCGAGTCGCTCTACCGCGGGATGGCGAAGTACGTGAGCGGGCTCGCCGGCGTGAAGGTGGCTGCCAAGCTGCCGGCGAAAGAGAAGGAAGACGGGCAGTAG
- a CDS encoding DUF6599 family protein → MRRLWFILLLLAGAACAAEKSAPAPLLPERFAGWEKSAGSAKASQDAGVADPANAMVLQEFGFTEFESATYTRPGRTLKLKAIRLRDHSSAYGAFVFYKTPEMLTEQIGDQAASWNEHLVFYRGDVLVDAVFDRATAMSLAELRELADALPVQKQPQGQPPIIEYFPRQAYVRNTVKYVLGPAGLNAIAAPVGAELVDFSKSPEVATGRYRTSAGEATLTLIYYPTPQIAGERLRAIESALNATPEARSESDNFAAKRTGPIVAVMTGAVPNSEAKSLLASISYDADVTWNEATKLGPRDNALGLLVAAIKLSAILVSIMLGLGLLYGLGRYAMRRYMPGYVRDSGEMIRLDLDPATARLVEGEQPRLPASPGK, encoded by the coding sequence GTGAGACGCCTCTGGTTCATCCTGTTGCTGCTGGCAGGCGCGGCCTGCGCGGCGGAGAAGTCCGCGCCGGCGCCGCTGCTGCCGGAGCGCTTTGCCGGCTGGGAGAAGAGCGCGGGGAGCGCGAAGGCAAGCCAGGACGCCGGCGTCGCCGACCCGGCGAACGCAATGGTGTTGCAGGAGTTCGGGTTTACGGAGTTCGAATCGGCGACGTACACGCGCCCGGGGCGCACGCTGAAGCTGAAGGCCATCCGGCTGCGCGACCACTCGAGCGCGTACGGCGCGTTCGTGTTCTACAAGACACCCGAGATGCTGACCGAGCAGATCGGCGACCAGGCGGCGAGCTGGAACGAGCACCTGGTGTTCTATCGCGGCGACGTGCTGGTGGACGCGGTATTCGACCGGGCGACGGCGATGTCGCTGGCGGAGCTGCGCGAGCTCGCGGACGCGCTGCCGGTCCAGAAGCAGCCGCAGGGGCAGCCGCCGATCATCGAGTACTTCCCGCGCCAGGCGTACGTCAGGAACACGGTGAAGTACGTGCTGGGCCCGGCGGGGCTGAACGCGATCGCGGCGCCGGTGGGCGCGGAGCTGGTGGACTTCTCGAAGTCGCCGGAGGTCGCCACCGGGCGCTACCGGACGTCGGCAGGCGAGGCGACGCTGACGCTCATCTATTACCCGACGCCGCAGATCGCGGGCGAGCGGCTGCGCGCGATCGAGAGCGCGCTCAATGCGACGCCGGAGGCGCGCAGCGAGAGCGACAACTTCGCGGCGAAGCGGACGGGACCGATCGTCGCGGTCATGACCGGCGCGGTGCCGAACAGCGAGGCGAAGTCGCTGCTGGCGTCCATCTCGTACGATGCCGACGTGACGTGGAACGAAGCGACCAAGCTGGGGCCGCGCGACAACGCGCTCGGGCTGCTGGTAGCGGCGATCAAGCTGAGCGCCATCCTGGTGAGCATCATGCTCGGGCTGGGATTGCTGTACGGGTTGGGACGCTACGCGATGCGGCGCTACATGCCGGGCTACGTGCGGGATTCCGGCGAGATGATCCGGCTGGACCTGGATCCGGCGACCGCGCGGCTGGTGGAGGGGGAGCAGCCGCGGCTGCCCGCGTCGCCGGGTAAGTAG